The genomic stretch TTAAATAATTTATTACCCTGTCTTAAAACCATAAATCAAACAGCAAGGAAAACATATGTCCGACAAGATGCGGGGCAGGCTGTACGGTCTGCTGACAGATTATTATTCGAAGAAGTACAGGGAAGATTACTTTCAGGATGCGGTTATGCGCAGGTTTTACCGCAAGCTTTATTTCGAGATATTCCGCAATCTGGGAACCATAGAGAAGGCCATAGGGCGTTTCACGGAGTTCCGTCCCGCGCCGGAGCAGATGGCGGCGCTTGTCATGGGTGCGGCTCAGCTTCTTTACATGAACGATGTGCCGGATTACGCCGCTGTGAATGAGTCAGTGAACCTTGTTGGCAAGAACAAGCGCGGCTTCATAAACGCCATTCTCCGCAAGGTTATAGCTAACCGTGACGAGATACTGGCGGGCTCTGTCGAGCGTGATAATTTTCCTGCATGGCTTGCGGAAAGGTGGCGCAAGCGCTACGGCAATACGGCGGCGGAAAAGATGATGGCGGCGTATAATCAGGCTCCCCCGCTTTACGCCCTTAATACTGATGACCTTTCCGTGGCGGAGGTTGAGGAATATGACGAGGAGGCTGAAAACCTCTACTATATGGATAAGGCTTCCGCTATGGTTCCCACGCTGGCGGGCAGGTTTGACCCTGCGTCTGTTCTGGACTGCTGTGCGGCTCCGGGCGGCAAGACGCTGATTCTGGGCAAGACTTATCCTGAGGCAGTGGTTTTCGCAGTTGAGATAAACCCTAAACGCTTTGAGGTGCTTGAGGAAAATGTGGAGCGCTTCGGCCTTGAGAATGTTCAGCCGGTAAACAACGATATAATGAAGCTGGAAGGAGACGAGGCGTTTGACCTTATACTCCTTGACGCGCCCTGCACGGCTATCGGAACCATGCGCAAGCACCCTGAGATACGCTGGATACGCACCGAGAGACAGATAAGGGAGAAGGCATCGGTTCAGAGAAGAATGCTGATAAAAACCGGAGCCCTTCT from Geovibrio ferrireducens encodes the following:
- a CDS encoding RsmB/NOP family class I SAM-dependent RNA methyltransferase; the protein is MSDKMRGRLYGLLTDYYSKKYREDYFQDAVMRRFYRKLYFEIFRNLGTIEKAIGRFTEFRPAPEQMAALVMGAAQLLYMNDVPDYAAVNESVNLVGKNKRGFINAILRKVIANRDEILAGSVERDNFPAWLAERWRKRYGNTAAEKMMAAYNQAPPLYALNTDDLSVAEVEEYDEEAENLYYMDKASAMVPTLAGRFDPASVLDCCAAPGGKTLILGKTYPEAVVFAVEINPKRFEVLEENVERFGLENVQPVNNDIMKLEGDEAFDLILLDAPCTAIGTMRKHPEIRWIRTERQIREKASVQRRMLIKTGALLAKKGRLIYSVCTTEPEETTEIVGAFLAEYPNFRAVKPACPDEFIRGDYFVSDPSKSNCDGFFAAVLEKK